A genomic segment from Streptomyces sp. NBC_00459 encodes:
- a CDS encoding transposase encodes MGELRSFAAPSVASGPSGVAVRTRLKHLTPDDEEMLRLVGAHLGSLASRDLKARCRDALEHSAEAWAVRKRELTPLSSSRWAGSITKATHDQWALARRCQSAHIQNLEAGVRTIRFRLLLPVGQKGTKKAPGGYRSAREWHAKSRRLRVLEDRLTAARADREVGLVHVVRGGKRLAHTRHHLEEAQLTEGAWRGRWEAERWFCQADGESGKRYGNETIRISPDGEVSIRLPAPLAYLANAPHGRYVLACRVVFAHRGVEWADRAAADRAVAYRIHRDTGRDRWYLTASWQIPPTPTLSIEAALGHGVIGVDMNADHLAAWRLDIHGNPTGAPRRFFYDLTGSVGHRDAQVRHALTRLLHWARRCGVKAIAVEDLDFNAEKTREKHGRRKRFRQLISGMPTGKLRGRLSSMADQTGIAVIAVDPAYTSKWGAQHWQKPLTSTTRKTTRHDAAAVAIGRRAQGHSIRRRTTPPPAHRSDEQGHRTVQAGPGVPGREGTRPRIPGPRTRSVPPGRGANAGNQNAQHRPGRSAEHGFWQQDSLPLSL; translated from the coding sequence GTGGGTGAGCTGAGAAGTTTCGCGGCGCCGTCCGTCGCGTCGGGTCCCAGTGGCGTGGCCGTCCGCACCCGCCTCAAGCACCTCACGCCGGACGATGAAGAGATGCTGCGCCTGGTGGGGGCGCATCTGGGGTCGTTGGCCTCGAGGGATCTCAAGGCGCGCTGCCGGGACGCCCTGGAGCACTCCGCCGAGGCGTGGGCGGTGCGTAAGCGTGAGCTGACGCCGCTGTCGTCGTCGCGGTGGGCGGGGTCGATTACCAAGGCCACGCACGACCAGTGGGCACTGGCCCGCCGCTGCCAGTCGGCGCACATCCAGAACCTGGAAGCGGGAGTGCGCACCATCAGGTTCCGGCTGTTGCTGCCGGTTGGGCAGAAGGGGACGAAGAAGGCGCCCGGGGGTTACCGGTCGGCGCGGGAGTGGCATGCGAAGTCGCGGCGGCTGCGGGTGCTTGAGGACCGTCTGACGGCAGCGCGGGCCGACCGTGAGGTCGGGCTCGTGCACGTCGTGCGCGGTGGCAAGCGACTGGCCCACACCCGCCACCACCTGGAGGAAGCCCAGCTCACCGAGGGTGCGTGGCGCGGGCGTTGGGAGGCGGAGCGCTGGTTCTGCCAGGCGGACGGTGAGTCCGGCAAGCGCTACGGCAACGAGACCATCCGGATCAGCCCCGACGGCGAGGTGAGCATCAGACTCCCCGCGCCGCTCGCGTATCTGGCGAACGCCCCGCACGGCCGCTACGTGCTGGCGTGCCGGGTCGTGTTCGCGCACCGGGGCGTGGAGTGGGCGGATCGCGCCGCGGCCGACCGGGCGGTCGCCTACCGCATCCACCGCGATACTGGCCGGGACCGCTGGTATCTGACCGCGTCCTGGCAGATTCCGCCCACCCCCACCCTCTCGATCGAGGCCGCGCTCGGCCACGGGGTGATCGGTGTCGACATGAACGCCGATCACCTGGCCGCCTGGCGCCTCGACATTCACGGCAACCCGACGGGTGCCCCGCGCCGTTTCTTCTACGACCTGACCGGCAGCGTCGGACACCGTGATGCCCAGGTCCGCCACGCCCTGACCCGCCTCCTCCATTGGGCCCGCAGATGTGGTGTGAAGGCGATCGCGGTGGAGGACCTTGACTTCAACGCGGAGAAGACCCGGGAGAAGCACGGCCGCAGGAAACGCTTTCGGCAGTTGATCTCCGGCATGCCGACAGGGAAGCTTCGAGGCCGGCTGTCTTCGATGGCGGACCAGACGGGTATCGCGGTCATTGCCGTCGACCCGGCCTACACCTCGAAATGGGGCGCCCAGCACTGGCAGAAGCCCCTGACCAGCACGACCCGTAAGACCACTCGTCACGATGCTGCTGCCGTGGCGATCGGAAGGCGCGCCCAGGGACATTCGATCCGGCGACGGACGACACCGCCCCCTGCTCACCGGAGTGATGAGCAGGGGCATCGGACCGTCCAGGCCGGACCAGGCGTCCCTGGGCGTGAGGGAACCCGCCCCCGCATCCCCGGACCACGGACACGATCCGTGCCGCCCGGACGCGGAGCGAACGCGGGCAACCAGAACGCCCAACACCGTCCGGGGCGTTCGGCCGAGCATGGGTTCTGGCAACAGGACTCACTCCCGCTCAGTCTCTAG